ATACTGATCATCTGGCTCTTATTCGTATTCGGGTCAATCGTCACGACGATGATCGTGTCACTACGTCCTGTCTCATTTTTCCGTTGATCGACGCCGAGCAAGAGAAACGAGAGTCCTTTTTTCTGTTCGACGGCCTTCTCTGTCTCGACGCTCGCCTTGACCGGCACTTGAACCTCTTGAAGTGTTTGACTCGCTTTATGATAGACATATCCGCCTGAACCGAAGAGAAGGAGCAGGCAAATCCCCGTCAGTGTCAGTACGATCCATTTCCATTTCTTCATCACCCATTCTCCTTTTCTTCGATTTGAATTCAGGACGGTCGTTGTGCCTCAAGTATGAGCAACGCATTGCGCCAGCTACCGAACAAGGCAGTGATGACACCGATGCTCGGTGCATCGCGTCCGATACTGAACCGTTGATAACTTGCGATCGTCAGATTTTCCGTTTCTTGCGCGGCTGCAGCAAGTACGTCGAGTACCTCTTCTTCCCGCCAGCGTTTACGGGGAAATTCGATCCCGATGATTTCCAGGGCGTTCGACCAAGAGCCGTACCGGCGGGCAATCGTTGCGACGGTCGGACGATTTTGACCAGCCGCCCACTTCGTGTAGGTCTGGCTCGTCAAGACCGGCAAGGCACCTTGCGCTTCAAGTAGTGACTCGATGATCCGTTGTTCCATTTCCTGTACGCGTTCCTTCAAGATATCTGCTTCTGACAATGCCTGCTGCCACGAGTTGAATTGATGGACGATATCCGTCAGGCTTGGTGCTTGCTTCTGTTGTGCCCATTCGCGGTACGTCGCGCTCGTGAAAGGATCGAGTTCCTCCCGTGCCTGACGCAAAGCGTCAATGATTTCCGATTTCGTGAACGTCAAGCGGGCTTGTCCGATGCCAGCTCGTTCCAAGGCAATCTGCCACGATCCAAACAGCATCAAGATTTCCGCGACGCTTGGATGAGTGGTGTTCAGTTGCCAGCGGAAATAGGTATTGGCCGTCAATTCATTCTTCCCGTTCGCAGCGAGACGGAGTGCGTGGATCGCTTCCTCCATATCGCGCATGACGATGTCCCCTTCCCATATATTCATGACTGGACGTTCCGGCGTACGGTCGTCTGCAAGGCGTGACGAACGTTTCGGATGACGACGGCTTGTTCGGTGAACGTCATTTGTGAAGCAGACGGAAGGCAGATGCCGTCTTCAAACAGGCGCCGGCTGACATCATTCCCTTCTGCTGTGACGAATGGTACATCGCGATAGACGGGCTGTAAGTGCATCGGTTTCCAGACCGGGCGGGATTCTGCGTTTGCTTGTTGCAACGTCCGAATCATTGCATCACGTTGCGCTTGACCACCAGGTAAGAGAAAAGCACTGAGCCAGCGGTTGGCGAATGTTCCGGTCTGCTCGACTTGCGACGTGACGCCGTCCGGTGCAAAGGCACGATCGTAACGATCAAAGATTTTCCGCCGCGCATCGACGCGTTGATCGAGGACTTCAAGTTGTCCGCGTCCGATCCCAGCAGCGACGTTGCTCATCCGGTAATTGTAGCCGACTTCCGTATGCTCGTAATGGAGGACCGGTTGTCGCGCCTGTGTCCCGAGATAGAAGGCGCGTTCGATCAAGGCTGGATCATTTGCGACGAGCATCCCACCACCTGACGTCGTGATGATTTTGTTGCCATTGAATGAATAGATCCCGAACGTCCCGAACGTTCCTGTCATCCGCCCGTTGACGCGTGTTCCAAGTGACTCTGCTGCGTCTTCAATCAACGGGACATCGTACTCTTCACAGAGGGCGGCGATCTCCTCGATTTGCGCTGCGACACCGTAGAGATGGACGACGATGACCGCTTTCGGAAGTTTTCCTCGCGTTGCTGCCTGGATCAACGCGCGTCGGAGTGCAATGGGTGACATGTTCCATGTTTCCTCTTCCGAATCAATCAGGACGGGACTAGCACCAACGTAGCGAATCGGATTCGTCGAAGCGATGAACGTCAAGGACTGACAGAAGACGTCATCCCCCGTCGTGACACCAAGCGTCGCGAGTGCCAAGTGGATCGCCGCCGTTCCGCTACTCGTCGCAAGTGCTGCACCAGCCCCTGTGTAGGCACGCATATCTCGCTCAAAGGCGTCGACGTTCGGTCCGAGCGGTGCGACCCAGTTCGTCTCGAGTGCTTCCGTGACGTAACGTGCTTCTTGGCCACTTAAGTGCGGGATGGAGAGCGGGATGTGTTTCATGATGTTTCCTCCCTTCGAGGTGACAGCTGACGGAGTGGCGTCCGGTAGACCGGAAACCAATTCCCCGTCTCGACTTCCGGATGTTGTCGTTTGATTTGTCGTGCGAGCCGGTCATAAATCGTTGTATCAAGAATCGATGTCCCGAGTCCGAAAAATGTTCGATTCGCTTCGCCAAAAGACCGTTTGTAGGCGAGTAAGCTATCCTCATCGGATCGTGTCGTTCCGCCACCGAGATGTAACGCTTGCAGACCAGCTTGTTTTGCCCAGCGAATCATCTCCGCGAATAATAGGTGATTCGGTCGAAGCGACAAGTAGGCAGGATCTGAAGCACCGAGGTGATAATGTGCGAACTGGCGACCCGTTAAGACGATGCAACCAGCGATGATTCGTCCCTCTTGTTCGGCAAGCAACAGGACATTTTTAATCCGTCCGTCGGCGAAGTGATCAAAGTAGGTCTGATCAAAGTAATACCGCGCATCGGCTTGATGTTTATCCATCGTCATCTGGTAGAGACGGGCGAAGTCCGAGTACTCTTCCGGACGCCCGAGGCGAATCGTGACCCCTTCGCGACGTGCCTTCCGGATATTGCGTCGCGTCATTTGCGAGAATCCACTTTCGATCGTCTCGAATGGATCCGTCAGCTCGAGTGTCACGGTCGGCTGCAAGATATCCGTTTGATGGCACCAGTGTTGACCGAGTTCCTGGTTGTGTAGCAAGGGGTGGAAACGAACCGTCTCGGTGACGATCCCGGTCTCGTGACAGTATTGTTCGAATCGCGCGCGGGCTTCGCGAATCTGATCGAGTGACCAGATACCTGTGAAATAAGGACCACCGTAGCCGTACGGCGTCGTGATGTCTTCAAAGCGTGTGCCTGGAATCGGACGCCGCAAGTACGGATAGATCAACGTTCCGAACTCTGTTGGATAATAAAATAATTCAGGAATCTCATCTTGCTCTTTTGCGAGTTCGAAGTAAGCATGTTCGTAGTAACAATCGAGCTGATAGCTCGCGACGAGCGCGTCCCATTCCCGTGGATCCCGAATCAAGCGTTCATCGCTTAGCGACATCATGGGGAACACCTCCGTCGAGACCCTTGAACTCCCCCATACTAGTCTGGTGAGCCGTCGAGTTTCCTTCTGATGAGATGACCATTTTGAACGTCTTGAACAGGATATAGAGATCGAGTCGGAACGTATGGTTTGCCGCATACCATTGATCTTGTTCGAGGCGTTGCTGCCACGTCGTTGCGTTGCGGCCGTGAATCTGCGCCCAGCCTGTCAGACCAGGCAAGACGTCGTGACGTGTCATCTGCTCCTTCGTATAGTGATTGAGATAACTGACGAGTAAGGGACGCGGGCCGACGAAACTCATCTGTCCGCGGAGGATGTTAACGAACTGTGGAATCTCATCAAGACTTAAGCGACGAATCCACTCGAGCGATGCTGGAATCCGGTCCACATCCGGAAGGAGTTGTCCGTCGGCATCTGTTTCGTTCGTCATCGTACGGAACTTATAGATTTTGAACAGCTCCCCCTTATAGCCAGGGCGGACTTGATTGAAGAAAATCGGTCGTCCGAGTTTCGTATAGATGACTAAGGCGACGACGGCATAAACAGGAAGTAGGATCAGGATGGCGATGAGGCTAACCGTGAAGTCGAATGTGCGTTTCATGATGACGTCCTCCTTTTACATAGCTGAAAAGAGATCAAGTTGTCGTTTGATGACGTCGGCTTCGTTGAAATGTTTCATAGCACGGCCAAATCCGTTCCGTCCCATCTCGTTGGCACGGTCTGGATGTTCGACGAGTGTGTTCATCCGTTTAGCGAGCTTTGTGACGTCGCGGACTTCAACGAGATAACCCGTTTTCCCCTCGACGACCTCTTCGCGGCAGCCGCGGATGTTTGTTGCGATGACCGGTTTAGCACTCGCCATCGCTTCGATGATTGATCGTGGTACGCCTTCGCGATGTGACGGTAAGACGAAGGCATCGACTTGTTGGAACAAGGTGGGCACATCTTCGACGAATCCGAGGTAGTCGACGTTTGGAATCTCGCGAATCCGCCGTAAGAATAAGTGTTTCGTCGTTTGATCGCGCTCGCTCGCCATCATCTCACCCGCAATGACGAGGCGAGCTTCCGGGTGACGATAGACGACATCCTCGAATGCATCGAGCAGTTCGAGAATCCCCTTCTCTTCGACGATCCGACCGATGAAGAGGAAAGTAAACGGTGCCCCGGCTTCGCGCGGGCGTGGATAGAAGCGGGTCAAGTCGATCCCATTTCCAAGGTGCATCAGGCGCGTGTTCGCTTTGAAGCGTTTGCGCTGAGCGAGTTGATAATCTTCCTCGCTTTGGAGGAGCAGGTAGTCGGTTGCGAAACGTGCTAGCCACTTTTCGACGGAGTATGTCAGCTGATACGTCATCCGCCCCATCTTCTCGTGGAAGTAAAAGCCGTGTGCCGTATAGACGATATGCTTCGTTCCGGCCCGTTTCGCGGCAACGCGTCCGAGGGCGGCGGCGACCGGTGTGTGGACATGGACAGCGTCGTAGCCGTCCTCCTTCAAGATTCGCGTGATTTCTCGGATTGTCCGCCAGTTACTCGTCCAGTCGATCCGGCGCTCGATCGGAATGTCATGCATCCGGAATCCTTTGGCTGCGAGTTTTGCCGAGGCACCGGTGTCGGCACAGGCGATACCGACGTCGTGCCCAGCGTTTTGCAAAGCAAGTAAGAGCGGCTGCAACATCGTCTCTGCCGTCGTATCAAGGGCACAGACTTGAAGGATTTTTAGAGGCGCCATACGTGGACCCCCTCTGGCTGTTCTGACCGTGGCAACATCCCTTTGATGTCGACGACGATGCCGCGTCCGACTTTGAGTAGATGTTGTGCTAAATTCCAACCACCTTCGACATATTCTTCGTGTGAGACAGCGAAGATGACGACGTCGGCTGGTTTGAGTTCGCTCATTTCGAGTAAGTCGATGCCGTACTCGCGTTTCGCCTCACTTTTTTCGACGAGTCGGTCCGTCACCTGGACGTCGATTCCGAACTCTTCGATTTCACGGACGAGGTTCGCGACTTTCGAGTTACGGATATCGCTGACGTTCTCCTTGAATGATAAGCCGAGGATCGTGACGCGAGCGCCGAGGACCGGCATATTTTGTTTAATCAAGT
This region of Exiguobacterium acetylicum DSM 20416 genomic DNA includes:
- a CDS encoding lipid II:glycine glycyltransferase FemX yields the protein MMSLSDERLIRDPREWDALVASYQLDCYYEHAYFELAKEQDEIPELFYYPTEFGTLIYPYLRRPIPGTRFEDITTPYGYGGPYFTGIWSLDQIREARARFEQYCHETGIVTETVRFHPLLHNQELGQHWCHQTDILQPTVTLELTDPFETIESGFSQMTRRNIRKARREGVTIRLGRPEEYSDFARLYQMTMDKHQADARYYFDQTYFDHFADGRIKNVLLLAEQEGRIIAGCIVLTGRQFAHYHLGASDPAYLSLRPNHLLFAEMIRWAKQAGLQALHLGGGTTRSDEDSLLAYKRSFGEANRTFFGLGTSILDTTIYDRLARQIKRQHPEVETGNWFPVYRTPLRQLSPRREETS
- a CDS encoding sugar transferase: MKRTFDFTVSLIAILILLPVYAVVALVIYTKLGRPIFFNQVRPGYKGELFKIYKFRTMTNETDADGQLLPDVDRIPASLEWIRRLSLDEIPQFVNILRGQMSFVGPRPLLVSYLNHYTKEQMTRHDVLPGLTGWAQIHGRNATTWQQRLEQDQWYAANHTFRLDLYILFKTFKMVISSEGNSTAHQTSMGEFKGLDGGVPHDVAKR
- a CDS encoding aminotransferase class I/II-fold pyridoxal phosphate-dependent enzyme; translated protein: MKHIPLSIPHLSGQEARYVTEALETNWVAPLGPNVDAFERDMRAYTGAGAALATSSGTAAIHLALATLGVTTGDDVFCQSLTFIASTNPIRYVGASPVLIDSEEETWNMSPIALRRALIQAATRGKLPKAVIVVHLYGVAAQIEEIAALCEEYDVPLIEDAAESLGTRVNGRMTGTFGTFGIYSFNGNKIITTSGGGMLVANDPALIERAFYLGTQARQPVLHYEHTEVGYNYRMSNVAAGIGRGQLEVLDQRVDARRKIFDRYDRAFAPDGVTSQVEQTGTFANRWLSAFLLPGGQAQRDAMIRTLQQANAESRPVWKPMHLQPVYRDVPFVTAEGNDVSRRLFEDGICLPSASQMTFTEQAVVIRNVRHALQTTVRRNVQS
- a CDS encoding glycosyltransferase family 4 protein, translated to MAPLKILQVCALDTTAETMLQPLLLALQNAGHDVGIACADTGASAKLAAKGFRMHDIPIERRIDWTSNWRTIREITRILKEDGYDAVHVHTPVAAALGRVAAKRAGTKHIVYTAHGFYFHEKMGRMTYQLTYSVEKWLARFATDYLLLQSEEDYQLAQRKRFKANTRLMHLGNGIDLTRFYPRPREAGAPFTFLFIGRIVEEKGILELLDAFEDVVYRHPEARLVIAGEMMASERDQTTKHLFLRRIREIPNVDYLGFVEDVPTLFQQVDAFVLPSHREGVPRSIIEAMASAKPVIATNIRGCREEVVEGKTGYLVEVRDVTKLAKRMNTLVEHPDRANEMGRNGFGRAMKHFNEADVIKRQLDLFSAM